The following proteins are encoded in a genomic region of Coffea eugenioides isolate CCC68of chromosome 6, Ceug_1.0, whole genome shotgun sequence:
- the LOC113774963 gene encoding F-box protein SKIP23-like yields MADWSQLPYDIIQMIAIRLDAVEDFLAFSAVCSSWRSFYMTKKWTPGPQVPWLMLSDNKNSNMRSFFSLYRDKVYELELPEACGRRCWGSSDGWLVTIGSDLEIHLLNAFTRDQIRLPAASTFQFLFNVAVDWYQLIEKAILMRKPSQSTASKEDFLIVAIYGPLRQLAFTKPGYASWITVEESFQYRIMDVACLNDQIFAISATGTLLVVDINSHLPVIEHIAAPPHEWARDQIFLVESFGELLMIYQNVYVGNLNHTGDPVQFDVFKFDFGAREWTQLMDLGDRAIFLGDNISMSVSAANLINIRGNSIYFIGSKVEHWWRYDVHFVDRDSGVYNMASRIVEPFYFGADYPSYYSCPVWLTPTLCYNC; encoded by the coding sequence ATGGCTGACTGGTCCCAGCTTCCATATGATATCATTCAAATGATTGCAATTCGATTAGATGCTGTTGAAGATTTTCTAGCATTTTCTGCTGTTTGTAGTTCTTGGAGATCATTTTACATGACCAAAAAATGGACTCCAGGTCCTCAAGTGCCTTGGCTAATGCTCTCTGATAATAAAAACAGTAACATGAGGAGTTTCTTTAGCTTGTACAGAGATAAGGTATACGAATTGGAGCTGCCTGAAGCTTGTGGTCGGAGGTGCTGGGGATCCTCTGATGGGTGGCTTGTAACTATAGGCAGTGACCTCGAAATCCATCTTTTGAATGCTTTTACCAGAGACCAAATAAGACTGCCTGCAGCAAGTACATTCCAGTTCCTCTTCAACGTAGCAGTTGATTGGTATCAGTTGATAGAGAAGGCCATTCTGATGAGGAAACCAAGCCAATCGACTGCTAGCAAAGAGGATTTCCTGATTGTGGCAATTTATGGTCCTCTAAGGCAGCTGGCCTTTACCAAACCAGGCTATGCTTCATGGATAACCGTTGAAGAATCATTTCAGTATAGGATCATGGATGTTGCTTGCCTCAACGATCAAATCTTTGCCATTTCTGCCACTGGTACCCTTCTTGTTGTTGACATCAATTCGCATCTCCCCGTGATTGAGCACATTGCAGCACCCCCACATGAATGGGCCAGGGACCAAATATTTTTGGTGGAATCGTTCGGAGAACTTTTGATGATTTACCAAAACGTCTACGTTGGTAATTTAAATCATACAGGTGATCCAGTACAGTTTGACGTGTTTAAATTTGATTTCGGCGCAAGAGAATGGACACAATTAATGGATTTGGGAGATCGAGCAATCTTTCTTGGTGATAACATATCCATGTCTGTTTCTGCAGCCAACTTGATCAACATCAGAGGGAATAGCATCTATTTCATTGGTAGTAAAGTTGAACATTGGTGGAGATATGATGTGCATTTCGTGGATCGTGATTCTGGGGTGTATAACATGGCTAGCaggattgttgaaccattttaCTTTGGTGCAGATTACCCCAGTTACTACTCTTGTCCAGTTTGGTTGACACCTACTTTATGCTACAACTGCTAA
- the LOC113774995 gene encoding pentatricopeptide repeat-containing protein At1g80270, mitochondrial-like, with amino-acid sequence MMLPLRRAFNPFRKQSFRVGTSQICNELETARCTVENCNSGYTGPHQLISNKHLSLTRFFNTTCDSPKLLLGTRSFASQAGTKSSGEDDDDDLEDGFSELETSTTSNITNESDATHRNEDDLISEPELSEEDDDDIGVHKPQDELELSDAEDDKGKKTLQKTASSELFKVILAAPGISVHKVADKWLEEGNEVTRSEIAYTMLKLRRRRMFGRALQLSEWLELKGGHEFGEREYVSRLDLIAKVRGIEKAENYIQNIPKSFRGEILYRTLLANCVAVANLKKAEDVFNKMKDLGFPITSFACNQLLLLYKRCDKKKIADVLLLMEKDNVKPSLFTYKILIDAKGQSYDITGMEKIVETMKDDDIEPDFATKALLARHYISGGLKEKAESLLQEMERVDIKENRWACHSFLHLYADLGKADEVHRIWKVCESRPRLLECLAAIEAWGKLKKVEEAEAVFESMAKKWSKLSGKHYSALLKVYANQKLLDKGKDLVKRMADSNCYIGPLTWDALVKLYVDAGEVEKADSILQKAAEQNRMRPLFSSFMAIMDQYSKRGDVHNTEKLFHKMRKVGYVSRIRQYQSLVQAYINAKTPVYGFHERMKADNIFPNRALAAQLAQVDPFKKTAVSDLLD; translated from the exons ATGATGTTGCCTCTTCGTCGAGCCTTTAATCCTTTCCG GAAACAAAGTTTTAGGGTTGGGACTTCCCAAATTTGCAATGAATTAGAAACAGCAAGGTGCACGGTGGAGAACTGCAATTCAGGATATACTGGACCTCATCAACTGATATCCAATAAGCATTTGTCTCTGACACGATTCTTCAACACAACATGtgattctccaaaattacttcTGGGTACCCGCAGTTTTGCTTCTCAGGCTGGCACAAAGAGCAGTggagaagatgatgatgatgatttgGAGGATGGGTTTTCTGAACTTGAAACTTCAACTACCTCTAATATCACTAATGAAAGTGATGCAACCCACAGAAATGAGGATGATTTAATCTCTGAGCCAGAACTCTCtgaagaggatgatgatgaCATTGGGGTGCACAAACCTCAAGATGAGCTGGAATTATCAGATGCTGAGGACGACAAAGGCAAGAAAACTCTGCAGAAAACTGCTTCATCAGAATTGTTCAAGGTCATTTTGGCTGCTCCAGGTATATCTGTTCATAAGGTTGCAGACAAATGGCTTGAAGAAGGAAATGAAGTGACCCGCTCTGAAATAGCATATACCATGCTCAAACTGCGCAGGCGACGGATGTTTGGGAGGGCTTTGCAG CTCTCAGAGTGGTTGGAGTTGAAAGGTGGTCACGAGTTTGGTGAGAGAGAATATGTTTCTCGTCTTGATTTGATTGCCAAAGTGCGTGGTATTGAGAAGGCAGAAAATTACATTCAGAACATCCCAAAATCCTTCAGAGGTGAAATTCTTTATCGTACTCTATTAGCTAATTGTGTGGCTGTAGCAAATCTGAAAAAGGCTGAGGATGTTTTCAATAAGATGAAGGATCTGGGGTTCCCAATTACTAGCTTTGCTTGTAATCAGTTGCTGCTTTTGTATAAGAGGTGTGATAAGAAGAAAATTGCTGATGTTCTGTTGTTGATGGAGAAGGATAATGTAAAGCCTTCCCTCTTCACAtataaaattttgatagacGCTAAAGGTCAATCATATGACATTACTGGGATGGAAAAAATTGTGGAGACAATGAAGGATGACGACATAGAACCTGATTTTGCAACAAAAGCCTTATTAGCTAGGCACTACATCTCTGGTGGGCTAAAGGAGAAAGCTGAGAGTCTGTTGCAGGAGATGGAGAGAGTAGATATAAAAGAAAACCGTTGGGCCTGCCACTCTTTCCTTCATCTATATGCAGACCTTGGAAAAGCTGATGAAGTTCACAGAATATGGAAAGTTTGTGAATCTAGACCGCGGCTTCTGGAATGCCTAGCAGCTATTGAAGCTTGGGGAAAGCTAAAGAAGGTCGAAGAAGCAGAAGCAGTCTTTGAATCTATGGCGAAAAAATGGAGTAAGCTGTCTGGGAAGCATTATTCGGCTCTACTGAAAGTCTATGCAAATCAGAAATTGCTGGACAAAGGAAAGGATCTTGTGAAGCGGATGGCTGATAGTAACTGCTATATAGGGCCACTGACTTGGGATGCGCTTGTTAAGCTTTATGTTGATGCTGGTGAAGTGGAAAAGGCTGACTCCATACTACAGAAGGCTGCAGAACAGAACCGGATGAGGCCACTGTTTAGTTCTTTTATGGCCATTATGGATCAGTATTCGAAGAGAGGTGATGTACACAATACTGAGAAGCTGTTCCACAAGATGAGAAAAGTGGGGTATGTATCCCGTATTCGACAGTATCAATCGCTTGTTCAGGCCTATATTAATGCCAAGACACCTGTATATGGTTTCCATGAGAGGATGAAGGCCGACAATATATTCCCCAACAGAGCGTTGGCAGCTCAATTGGCTCAGGTGGATCCCTTTAAAAAGACGGCAGTTTCAGACTTGCTCGATTAA
- the LOC113773817 gene encoding uncharacterized protein At4g04775-like has translation MRGKGKETTPTCSCGSKTNLKTSWTDRNPARRYVECANGKVDGCGYWNWYDEEMCERSKQVIPGLLRRINRVETENETLRQQILKLQKKAEKMEDKVKNLKEKLGRKKVKKMVIVLFVMAWTIVNASMWIWGPNKGQKFGRLQIDGY, from the exons ATGAGAGGAAAAGGCAAGGAAACAACTCCGACCTGCTCTTGTGGCAGTAAAACCAATTTGAAGACTTCATGGACTGATAGGAACCCGGCAAGGAGATATGTTGAATGTGCTAATGGCAAG GTTGATGGCTGTGGTTATTGGAATTGGTATGATGAAGAAATGTGTGAGCGTTCGAAACAAGTCATACCCGGTCTTTTAAGAAGAATAAATAGGGTGGAAACCGAGAATGAAACTTTGCGGCAACAAATTCTCAAGTTGCAAAAGAAAGCTGAGAAAATGGAGGATAAAGTAAAAAATCTGAAGGAGAAGCTTGGaagaaagaaagtgaaaaaaatggTCATTGTTCTTTTTGTTATGGCCTGGACAATTGTCAATGCATCAATGTGGATTTGGGGGCCTAACAAGGGACAGAAGTTTGGAAGGCTGCAAATTGATGGCTACTAG